A region of Pseudarthrobacter sp. NIBRBAC000502770 DNA encodes the following proteins:
- a CDS encoding 16S rRNA (uracil(1498)-N(3))-methyltransferase, translating to MSNPVFFTPAGSLAGMAPGGHFVLDGSEARHAVTVKRLSPGESVDIVDGAGTRMTGKVVSAAPSGLEVECGAVATDEMPDVRLVLVQALAKGDRDELAIETATELGIDAVIPWQSERSIVRWKGDRAARAHAKWESAVAAAAKQARRAWIPEVRAAVETAGLSAAVEAADLAVILHEDAVRPLRAVLEEWQGNARAGILEVLLIVGPEGGISPREVTKLCDKGAVTALLGHHVLRSSTAGPAAVVLASDILGRWTAT from the coding sequence GTGAGCAATCCCGTCTTCTTCACACCCGCCGGGTCGCTGGCCGGAATGGCCCCCGGCGGCCACTTTGTCCTGGACGGTTCCGAGGCACGCCACGCAGTCACGGTTAAACGGCTGTCGCCGGGGGAGTCGGTGGACATCGTCGACGGGGCCGGCACCCGCATGACCGGAAAGGTCGTCTCCGCTGCACCCTCCGGCCTTGAAGTGGAGTGCGGTGCCGTGGCCACGGATGAAATGCCGGACGTACGGCTGGTGCTGGTCCAGGCGCTGGCCAAGGGAGATCGTGACGAGCTGGCGATCGAGACGGCCACCGAACTGGGGATCGACGCCGTCATACCGTGGCAGTCGGAACGGTCGATCGTCCGGTGGAAGGGCGACAGGGCCGCCCGCGCCCACGCCAAGTGGGAATCCGCCGTGGCGGCAGCCGCCAAACAGGCCCGGCGGGCCTGGATTCCCGAAGTCCGGGCAGCGGTTGAAACAGCAGGGCTGTCCGCTGCAGTGGAGGCCGCTGACCTGGCAGTCATCCTGCACGAAGACGCAGTGCGCCCGCTGCGTGCTGTCCTTGAAGAGTGGCAGGGGAATGCCCGGGCGGGAATCCTGGAAGTCCTTCTGATTGTCGGTCCGGAGGGTGGAATCAGCCCGCGGGAAGTAACGAAACTCTGCGACAAAGGTGCCGTGACTGCCCTGTTGGGGCACCACGTCCTGCGGTCCTCCACAGCCGGTCCCGCCGCCGTCGTGCTTGCAAGCGACATCCTTGGCCGGTGGACCGCTACCTGA